TGAGCCCGGCACGGCTCAGCGGGCTGGCAGTTCAGCGGGCTGGCGGAGGGCCCGTGGCCGGGGTGCGTAGCAGGCGGTGGGCGGCGAGCATGAGGGCGGCGGCCAGCAGCATGGTCAACGCGGCACCGGTCCACATGGCCGGATAGTCGATCCGGCTGGCCAGGGCGCCCAGCGCCAGCGGGCCGAGGCAGCCGCCCGCGTACACGCCGGTCTGGGTTATCGAGGTGGCGGCGGCCGGGGCCGTCGGGTGCAGCCGGACCACCGCGAAGTTCATCAGCCCCGGCCAGGCCCAGCCCAGGCCGAAGCCGAGCACCACGCCCACCACCAGCGGCACCGGGCCGTCCACCGTGAGCAGGCCCAGCCCAACCCCGCCGACCAGCAACATCCCGGCGATCACCGCGAGCTGGCCGTTGGCCCGCCGGTCGGCGAGCCAGCCCGCCCCGACCCGGGCGGCCACGCAGACCGCGCTGCCCAACGTCAGGGTCAGCCCGGCCAGCCCCGGGGCGAGGCCCCGGGACACCGAGGCGTCGACGACGAAGGTGCCCAGCGAGTTGGCCGCCCCGGCGGCCAGGGTGGCGGCCACCCCGACGACGACCAGCCCGGCGGTGGCCCGGCCGGCCCGACTCGCGGCCGGGCGCCGGTCCGGTGCGCCCTCCGACGCGCCGACGGCGGGCAGCACGGTCAGCGCCGCGGTGGCGGCGACCACGAACGCCCAACGCCAACCGGCGGTCAACGCGATCGTCGGCACCGCCGCGCCGGCCAGCAGGGTGGAGAGCGGAATGGCGGCCTGCTTCACCCCGAAGGAGAGCCCCTGCCGGTGGCCGGGCACGTGCCGGGCCAGGGTGGCGTTGCTGGCGATCTGGCCGAGGGCGTTCGCGGCGGCGCTGAGCCCGAGCAGGGCGACCAGCACCGGGTACGACCGGGCGAGCAGCGCGATGGCCAGCAGCGCGGCGGCGGAGAGCAGGATGCCGCAGCGGGCCACCACGGCCGGACCGTACCGTCCGACCAGCGCGCCGGACGGTACCGAGGCCAGCGCGCTGATGCCGAAGTACACCGACACGGCCAGGCCCAGGCCGGCAGGGGAGAAGCCGAGTTCGTCGCCCATCTGCACGGCGAGACCACCGACCAGGAAGACCGGGAGTACGCAGGCGATCGTGACGGAGACGGCGACGGCGTTGGCCCGGACCGGGTGGGTGGGCGTGGGGCGGAGGGCGGTGTCGGACATGATCCGCTCAACCTACGCGAACGACTCTCACGACACGGATCGTCGTGGGCGGAGTACGCGCTGTGGAGCATGATCTGGCATCCTCGACCCGTACAGGCGTTTCGCAGCGAGCCGGTTTTTCATATGGTGTAAGTCCCCGGCGACGGAGGTGGTTGTGCGCGACCCCCTGGCGGAGCCTTCGGACCTCATCCGGAGTGTGTCCCGCGCGCTACGAGTGCTCGAAGCGGTCGGCCGTGCCCCGCGCGGGTTGACCGTCAAGCAGATCGCCCGGCGCTGCGAGCTGACCGTGGCGACCACGTACCACCTTGTCCGCACCCTCGCCTACGAGGGGTACGTGATCCGCCGCGAGGACGGCACGTACATCGTCGGGTTGGAGATCGCCGACCGGTACCGCGAGCTGGTGACCGCGTTCCGGGGCCCGCCGGCGGTGGGCGAGTGCCTGCGCCGCGCCGCCGTGGACAGCGGGTACAGCCACTACCTGGGACGGTTCGTGGGCGGCCAGGTGGCGATCACCGCGGTCGCCGAGGGACACCGCTCGCCGTACCTGGAGGACCTGGTCCCCGGGTTCGACGAGGGGGCGCACGCCACCGCGCTCGGCAAGGCGCTGCTGGCCACCCTCACCACCGAGCAGCGCCAGCGTTACCTGCGGGAGTACGGCATGCGCCCGTTCACCACCGCCACCCTGACCAGCCCGGAGGCGTTCGAGTCCGACGTGGCCGCCGGTGACCGGCGGGGCATGCAGCTGGAGTTGGGACAGTTCCGTCAGGGGGTGGCCTGCGCCGCGGTGCTGGTCGCCCCGGACAAGGACATGGAACGCCGGGTGGTGCTGGCCTGCGCGCTGCCGGCGAGCGAGATGATGACCTCCGCCCGGGTGGTACGGGCCAAGCTGCTGACCGTGGCCCGCACCATCGCCGACGGCCTGATCCTCGAACCCTAGGTGTAAGGAAGGGCCCCCTGTTATCGCTTTCTGTTGTACAGGGGACCCTTCCTTACACCTCAGGTGCCGATCGGGGCGCCGTCGAGCCGCCAGGCGACCACCACGCCCGGCTTGGCGATGTCGCCGTCCGGCCAGTTCGACGCCGGGTTCTCGACCGACGCGCCGGTCAGCTCGCCCGGGTGCTGGACGGCGACGAAGACCGAGCGGTTGTCGGCGGTGATGAACGGGCCACAGGTCTCCGCGCCGACCGGCACGGTCAGGAACTGCTTGAGGTGACCCCGCTCCGGGCCCTCCACCGGCGTGGCGAAGAGGCCGTCGTTGCTGCCCAGCGCGTTGCCGTCGGTGGAGATCCAGAGATTGCCGGCGGCGTCGAAGGCGACGTTGTCCGGGCAGGAGACCGGTGACACCTTGGTCTTGTCGTACCCGGCGAAGTAGGTCGACGGGTCGGCCGGGTCGCCGCAGACGATCGGCAGCGACCAGGCGAAGGCCTCGGCGGTGTTGTCACCCGAGTCCTCGACCAGCTCCAGGATCTGGCCGTGCCGGTTGGCGTTGCGCGGGTTGGCCTCGTCCGCCGCCGGCCTACCCGCCGCGCCCCGCTCGCTGTTGTTGGTAAGTGCGACGTACACCTTGCCGGTACGCAGACTCGGCTCGACGTCCTCCGGCCGGTCCATCTTGGTCGCACCCACCTGGTCACCGGCGAACCGGGTGAAGGTGAGCACCTCGGCGGCGGTCATCCCGGGCACGTACGAGCGGTCGCCGCTTACCAGCTTGATCCAGCTGCCCCGGCCGTCGAACGCCCCGTCGGCGGGGAGCCTGCCGGAGCCGTCGATCTCGGCGGCGCTGGTCTGGTCCAGTTTGGCCACGTAGAGGGTGCCGGACTCCAGCAGCGACAGGTTGTGCTGGCGGGCCGCCCACGAGTCGCCCGTGCGGTACTTCTTCTCGCTGACGAACTTGTAGAGGTAGTCGAAGCGCTCGTCGTCACCCAGGTACGCCACCACGTGCCCGTCGCGGGCGACGATCACGTTCGCGCCCTCGTGCTTGAACCGGCCCAGCGCGGTGTGCTTTCGCGGCCGGCGCTCCGGGTCGAACGGGTCGATCTCGACGATCCAGCCGAACCGGTTCGCCTCGTTCGGGTGTTTGGCCAGGTCGAAGCGCTCGTCTGCCCGTTCCCACCGGCGGCTGCCGCTGGGGTACCGGGCGGTGGTGGAGATGCCGTACCGGGCCAGCTTGGGCTTCACCTCGTCGGCCACCGCGTCGCCGCCGACGAAGTACTGGTTGAAGTTCTCCTCGCCGGAGAGCACGGTGCCCCACGGGGTGACGCCCCCGGCGCAGTTGTTCAGGGTGCCGATCACCACCCGGCCCCGTGGGTCGGCGGCGGTCTTCAGGAAGGCGGAGCCGGCGGCCGGTCCGGTCAGGTCGAACCTGGTGCCGTGCGCGGTGACCCGCCGGTTGTACGGCCGCCGGCCGGTGCGTACCACCTGCCACTGCCCGGTCCCGTCGACCCGCTCGATCTCCACCACGGACATGCCGTGCGCGGCCATCGCCACCCGCACCTGCTCCACCGAGAGGGCGTCCTGGCTGGTGAAGCCGGGGAACATCAGGTCCTCGTTGGTGTACTCGTGGTTGACCACGAGCAGGGCCCGCCGGCCCTGCCGGTCCAGCGGGAGCACCCCGACGTAGTCGTTGTTGTAGCCGAACTGCTTGGCCTGCCGGGCGGCGGTCTGCCGGTGCAGGTCGAACCCGGGGCCGTCGGGGACCACCGGGTCACCCCAGCGGATCACCACCGAGTGGTCGTACCCGTTCGGCACGACCAGGGTGTCCAGCTTGTTCGGCGGGATCGCCTTGAAGGTCAGCGCACCGCTGCCGGTGCCGCGCTGCGGGGCGGCGAAGTCGCTGATCTCCGGTACGGCCGGCACCGTCGGCGGGCCGGCCGCATCCGGCGCGGCGGCGGCCGGGGCCGCGCCGGATGCGACGGCACCACCGAAACCGAGGACCAGCGCGCCGACCGCACCGGCCCGGACCACGCCCCGCCGGGAGACCTCGGCATCGACCAGATCACCGAAGTACGGGTTGTCGGACCGGTTGGGCACCGGGTGGTCACAGGCGTTGCCGCAGCGGTACAGGCAGGTCATCGGGGACCGGCTGCCGTGGCGGTGGGTGGTCAACAGTGGGAGCAGCCGGGGGCGGTCGCTCATGGGAGAAGCCTCCTGGTCAGGGGGGAGAGGCGCGGCGGAGCACCGTCCGGCGCGTACCGGCGGGACGTTTCCAGCCGGTGGTGAGCGCCCGTCGGCCTCGACGTGAATCAGATGTGAACACCTTTGTCACGCCATCGGGCTGAGCTGGGCTGAACCGATCGCGGTGCCGGGACGTACTTCCCGGAGAACGCACCGCCGGACGCGCCGGAGCGAGGAGACCGCCATCAGCGACCACGAAGCACATCTGCTCCGCGCGCTGCACGACGAACACGCGGAGGCACTCTTCGCGCACTCGCTGCGACTGGTCAACGGAGACCGGCAGCGGGCCGAGGACCTCGTCCAGGAGACCCTGCTCCGGGCCTGGCGGCATCCGG
Above is a window of Micromonospora yangpuensis DNA encoding:
- a CDS encoding MFS transporter produces the protein MSDTALRPTPTHPVRANAVAVSVTIACVLPVFLVGGLAVQMGDELGFSPAGLGLAVSVYFGISALASVPSGALVGRYGPAVVARCGILLSAAALLAIALLARSYPVLVALLGLSAAANALGQIASNATLARHVPGHRQGLSFGVKQAAIPLSTLLAGAAVPTIALTAGWRWAFVVAATAALTVLPAVGASEGAPDRRPAASRAGRATAGLVVVGVAATLAAGAANSLGTFVVDASVSRGLAPGLAGLTLTLGSAVCVAARVGAGWLADRRANGQLAVIAGMLLVGGVGLGLLTVDGPVPLVVGVVLGFGLGWAWPGLMNFAVVRLHPTAPAAATSITQTGVYAGGCLGPLALGALASRIDYPAMWTGAALTMLLAAALMLAAHRLLRTPATGPPPAR
- a CDS encoding IclR family transcriptional regulator; this encodes MRDPLAEPSDLIRSVSRALRVLEAVGRAPRGLTVKQIARRCELTVATTYHLVRTLAYEGYVIRREDGTYIVGLEIADRYRELVTAFRGPPAVGECLRRAAVDSGYSHYLGRFVGGQVAITAVAEGHRSPYLEDLVPGFDEGAHATALGKALLATLTTEQRQRYLREYGMRPFTTATLTSPEAFESDVAAGDRRGMQLELGQFRQGVACAAVLVAPDKDMERRVVLACALPASEMMTSARVVRAKLLTVARTIADGLILEP
- a CDS encoding PhoX family protein, which gives rise to MSDRPRLLPLLTTHRHGSRSPMTCLYRCGNACDHPVPNRSDNPYFGDLVDAEVSRRGVVRAGAVGALVLGFGGAVASGAAPAAAAPDAAGPPTVPAVPEISDFAAPQRGTGSGALTFKAIPPNKLDTLVVPNGYDHSVVIRWGDPVVPDGPGFDLHRQTAARQAKQFGYNNDYVGVLPLDRQGRRALLVVNHEYTNEDLMFPGFTSQDALSVEQVRVAMAAHGMSVVEIERVDGTGQWQVVRTGRRPYNRRVTAHGTRFDLTGPAAGSAFLKTAADPRGRVVIGTLNNCAGGVTPWGTVLSGEENFNQYFVGGDAVADEVKPKLARYGISTTARYPSGSRRWERADERFDLAKHPNEANRFGWIVEIDPFDPERRPRKHTALGRFKHEGANVIVARDGHVVAYLGDDERFDYLYKFVSEKKYRTGDSWAARQHNLSLLESGTLYVAKLDQTSAAEIDGSGRLPADGAFDGRGSWIKLVSGDRSYVPGMTAAEVLTFTRFAGDQVGATKMDRPEDVEPSLRTGKVYVALTNNSERGAAGRPAADEANPRNANRHGQILELVEDSGDNTAEAFAWSLPIVCGDPADPSTYFAGYDKTKVSPVSCPDNVAFDAAGNLWISTDGNALGSNDGLFATPVEGPERGHLKQFLTVPVGAETCGPFITADNRSVFVAVQHPGELTGASVENPASNWPDGDIAKPGVVVAWRLDGAPIGT